The following are encoded together in the Panthera leo isolate Ple1 chromosome B4, P.leo_Ple1_pat1.1, whole genome shotgun sequence genome:
- the CBX5 gene encoding chromobox protein homolog 5: MGKKTKRTADSSSSEDEEEYVVEKVLDRRVVKGQVEYLLKWKGFSEEHNTWEPEKNLDCPELISEFMKKYKKMKEGENNKPREKSESNKRKSNFSNNADDIKSKKKREQSNDIARGFERGLEPEKIIGATDSCGDLMFLMKWKDTDEADLVLAKEANVKCPQIVIAFYEERLTWHAYPEDAENKEKETAKS, translated from the exons ATGGGCAAGAAAACCAAGCGGACAGCTGACAGTTCTTCTTCAGAGGATGAGGAGGAGTATGTCGTGGAGAAGGTGCTAGACAGGCGTGTAGTTAAGGGGCAAGTGGAATATCTACTGAAGTGGAAAGGCTTTTCTGA GGAGCACAATACTTGGGAACCTGAGAAAAATTTGGATTGCCCTGAGCTAATTTCTGAGTTTATGAAAAAGTATAAGAAGATGAAGGAGGGTGAAAATAACAAACCCAGGGAGAAGTCAGAAAGTAACAAGAGGAAATCCAATTTCTCGAACAATGCTGATGatatcaaatccaaaaaaaagagagag CAGAGCAATGATATCGCTCGGGGCTTTGAGAGAGGactggaaccagaaaagatcatTGGGGCGACAGATTCCTGTGGCGATTTAATGTTCCTAATGAAATG gaaAGACACAGATGAAGCAGACCTGGTTCTTGCAAAAGAAGCTAATGTAAAATGTCCACAGATTGTGATAGCATTTTATGAAGAGAGACTGACGTGGCATGCCTATCCTGAGGACgcggaaaacaaagagaaagaaacagcaaagagCTAA